From the genome of Pseudomonas sp. FP453:
TCGCGGTGCTGTGGACCCAGACCTCCATCGAGCACGAGCTGATTTACCGCCAGGTCTTCGCCAGTGCCACGCGCCAGCTGGACGCGGCCCTGGCCGACCCGAGCTGGGACGCCCTGCCCTTGCCGCCGCGCAACCTCAGCGGCCTGCCCCCGGCCGTGGTGGTGGATATCGACGAAACCGTGCTGGACAACGTGCCGCTGAATGCGCGGGACATCCTCACCAACCAGGTCTACTCCTATGATCGCTGGAACACCTGGGTCGACCAGGCCAAGGCGCAGGCACTGCCGGGCGCGGTGGAGTTCCTGCAAGCGGCGGACAAGAAAGGCATCACCGTCTACTACATCACCAACCGCGAGCACAGCCAGGTCCAGGCCACGGTCAACAACCTGCGCCTGCGCGGTTTCCCGGTGGCGCACAACGAACAGGTGCTGGCCGCCAGCACCCCAACCGGCCACTGCGAGCAAGCCGGCTACGGCAAGAACTGCCGGCGCCAATGGGTCGCCAGCCACGCCCGCGTGCTGATGCTGGCGGGTGATTCCTTCGGCGACTTCGTGCAGGCCGAACACAACACCCTGGCCGCGCAACGCAAGGCCGCCGCGCCGTACCTGGCCTGGCTCGGCCAGCGCTGGTTCCTGCTGCCCAACCCGACCTACGGCAACTGGTACAGCGCGCCCTATGGCGATCAGGAAAAACTGCCCTTCGAACGCAAGCGCCAACTCAAGCAACAGGCGCTGCACCTGGAAAACTAGTCTTTGAGAGTGCCCTATGTCGCCACTGGAAATCGTCGCCGTCTGCTTCAACATCGCCGGGGTCTGGCTCACCGCACAACGGGTGCGCTGGTGCTGGCCGGTCAGCGTCGTCGCGGTGTTGTTGTATGCCTGGATCTTCTTCGAGGTGAAGCTGTATTCGGACATGCTCCTGCAACTGGTCTTCGCCGTGCTGCAAGGCTATGGCTGGTGGCGCTGGAGCACCGGGCGTGTGGACGCCGGCAAGGTGCGGGTGGAACGCCTGCCGATGCAGGAGGCATGGCGGCACTTGCTGGCGGGCTTGATCGGTGCCGTGGCCCTCGGCGCGGTGATGCACCACTTCACCGACGCCGCCCTGCCCTGGCTGGACTCGCTGCTCACCGCCTTCAGCTTGGTGGCCAGCCTGTGGGCGGCGCGCAAATACGTGGTCAGCTGGTGGTTGTGGATCGTGCTGGATGCGGCCTATGTCGGGCTGTTCCTCTACAAGGACCTGCTACCGACCGCCGCCCTGTACGCCGGTTTTGTGCTGCTGGCGGCCTATGGTTTGCGGGCCTGGCAACGTGACCTGCGCCGGCAGGAAGGGTAGAGTCACGCCCACGTCATGCCTGCCTACGGAACCCCAGGATGCCTTTCGACCCCATATCCCCGCACTACCAGCGCATCCGCGAACAGATCGCCCACGACATTGCGTCCGGTAGTCCCCAGGCCGACGAGAAATTCCCCTCCGAACGGGACATGATCGAACGCTTCGGCTGCACCCGCGTCACCTTGCGCCAGGCCTTGCAGCAACTGGAGGCCGAAGGCCTGGTCTACCGCGAAAACCGCCGGGGCTGGTTCGTCAGCCCGCAGCGCATCCGCTACGACCCGACGCGCATCAGCGGCTTTATGGACTACGTCAGCGCCCAGGGCCGCACGCCCCGCACCGAATGCCTGCACGCCGAACTGCGCCCCGCCGGCCCGTGGCTGGCCAAGCGCATGGGCCTGGCCTCGGCGGATGAACCGGTGTTCTTCCTGCAACGCCGCCGCTGGATCGACCGCCGCCCGGTGCTGCTGGAATTCAACGCCCTGCTCGCCAGCTGGTGCCCCGGCCTGCTGGACGCCGACCTCAACACCTCGTTGACCCAACTGCTGCGCGAACGCTTCGCCCGGGTGCAATCGCGCTGCGAGTTGGAGATGCACATCGGCACGGTCAACGAGGAACAGGCGGAGTTGCTGCAACTGTCGCCCGGTTCCACCAGCGTCTACCTGGAGCGTTTGAACTTCGGTGAAGACAACCAGGCCGTGGAATTCGACCAGGAATTCTGGCGCCCGGATGCGTTGTCGATTGTGATGGAGACGCGGTATCCGGGCACGGATTAAGGGCGAACGCTGTACCTGTGGCGAGGGAGCTTGCTCCCGCTGGGCCGCGAAGCGGCCCCGGCTCTTATTGGGACTGCTGCGCAGTCCAGCGGGAGCAAGCTCCCTCGCCACAGGTTACTGTTTGCTCTTTCTGATGCTTAACGGACTGGCATTAGGCCTTCACGTTCTGGCGGATATTCCAGCCAAACTTCACTGGCCCACCGTCCTTGGCGCCGTCGGCTTTCTGCGGCTGGTAGCTGACATCCACGGTGGCAAAATTCAAGGCGATGCGGTCGTAAAGCAGATCATCTTTGCTCTCTGCACTGGTGCTGTAAGACACCACCATGACTTCCTTCAAGGTGATCACCAGGTACTCCACCGGGCTGGAACCACCCGCCTTGCGCACCACCAACCGCGCCTCGGGGTAATGCTTGCCGCTGGCGCAGGCCATCATCAGGTTGGGGCTGGATTTATCCAGCGGTTTGCTCAGGTTCAGGTTGCCGATATCGACCTTGCCCGCACCACCGCCCGTACCGGAATGCATCGAACCCGTCTGCGACAACCCCCACGTCCACTCGGTGATGTCGATTTCATCGCGGTGCGCCTGGTCCCGTGACTCACCTTTGATATCGCCCAGTTTCAAAAACATATCGACGGCCATGTTGGCTCCCTGTCCTTAGTTAGCGCCGGAAATGGCGCGGGGCGAACTTTTCCTGATCCGACACGCGGGCCACAAGCCGCCACAGCAGGATCGGGAAGTGCCTGTCGGCAAACACCGAAACTTCCGACATTCATTTGCGCCGCCGCGTCTTTAACCTCTCCACTCCCGAAAAACCCAGGAGTTAAGGAATGACGACCGCCCTGTTCAAAGATGGATTCCCCTCGGCCCACCGCAATACGCGCCAACGCATTGAAAGCAGCATTGACCTGCGGCGCCTGTTCTCCGCCATCGACGCCGACCCCGCGCTGATTGGTGCGGGGGTGGTGTATATCGATGAGGATTTTAATGTGCTGAAACTGCGTGAATTTCAGGCAGTGTGCAGGGTACAGCCAATCACGGTGGTGTTGCGTGAGGCGCCGAGGGCTGTGGGGCCGGTGGAGTTCAAGCGGATGTTGGAGCATGAGCCCCGGGAGTCGGAATGGGTGGCCGAGGCACTGAATACGGCAATAACGTGTGCCGGAGCGGTACTGAGTTGGGTAGTGGTTACAAGTGGAGTGGCGTTGATGCCGTTTACAGCGGGAACGAGTGCGGTGCTTACCTTCGTCGGCAAAGCTGCTGCTGTTGCGGGTACCGTTCAATGCATCGCCGGCGTTATACGGACGGGATCAGAGGCAGCCTTTCCTGAAGCAAATGACTATCTGGATGACGAAGCCTGGTATCAGGCTGCAACAGTCGTGCTGGACGGTATTGCTCTACTTGGGGTTGCCACATCGGCGTTGGTCACAACGAAGGTCATCACTACAACCACTAGAGTAACGGGGAAAAACACCCGTCAAATACTCAAAGGTTTGACTCGCCAAGAACGTACAAAACTCAACAACGAATTGCTGAGAATCCGAGACCCAAGGTTAACACCCAAACTGATCAAGCTGGAAAAAGCAGCCGGCAGAGTTGCCAAGCGTATTAGTTCGACACGAATGCAACAGGCAACGGCCGTCCACATATTGGATACCGTAGCTGCTTCGCTAAGCTTCACCAGTAGTGCAATCTCTGGAAACATCAGGACATTGGCCTTGGGCATCTACGAGGAAGTCAGCCAATGAGCAACCAAAGCAAGATAAATGCTCGATATTACTCAGCGACCTTTATTGAAAATCCTTGGCAATTTCTCAAACGGTACATGCCCGTAATCGCAGTAGACCTGCTCGTCGGGTGCTGTTCGATTGCATTGACCGCGATCCTGTCGATGCTCACCTACCTCTCTGATTACACCGTAGCCGTTACCACCAAGACTGCTTTTTTGAGCGGCATTGGATTGGGTGCCGTATTTGCCCTAGCCAAATACGAAGTGCTCTACGGCCGCATCCACTGGGTCTGGCTAAACGTCGCAATCTATCTCATCTGCCTGCTGCTCGCACTGCCCACAATCGTCTACCACCCCAACGTTTACCTCTACTCACTGACCCTCCTCGGCCCACTAATCGGCCTGCTGATTCTTAACAGCAACCGCTGCCGCGAACTACGACAAAAGTCGCTCGAACTCCGCCACAAGCGCGAACACATCATCACCACCCTGAAAAAACAGGGCAAATGGAAATGGTGGTAAACACCGCGCTCAGGCCGTTGAGACTACCTACGCACCAACCGCTT
Proteins encoded in this window:
- a CDS encoding 5'-nucleotidase, lipoprotein e(P4) family, whose product is MRNLMFSSVCLLSTALVGCQQQPPANDQLVAVLWTQTSIEHELIYRQVFASATRQLDAALADPSWDALPLPPRNLSGLPPAVVVDIDETVLDNVPLNARDILTNQVYSYDRWNTWVDQAKAQALPGAVEFLQAADKKGITVYYITNREHSQVQATVNNLRLRGFPVAHNEQVLAASTPTGHCEQAGYGKNCRRQWVASHARVLMLAGDSFGDFVQAEHNTLAAQRKAAAPYLAWLGQRWFLLPNPTYGNWYSAPYGDQEKLPFERKRQLKQQALHLEN
- the pnuC gene encoding nicotinamide riboside transporter PnuC; translation: MSPLEIVAVCFNIAGVWLTAQRVRWCWPVSVVAVLLYAWIFFEVKLYSDMLLQLVFAVLQGYGWWRWSTGRVDAGKVRVERLPMQEAWRHLLAGLIGAVALGAVMHHFTDAALPWLDSLLTAFSLVASLWAARKYVVSWWLWIVLDAAYVGLFLYKDLLPTAALYAGFVLLAAYGLRAWQRDLRRQEG
- a CDS encoding UTRA domain-containing protein is translated as MPFDPISPHYQRIREQIAHDIASGSPQADEKFPSERDMIERFGCTRVTLRQALQQLEAEGLVYRENRRGWFVSPQRIRYDPTRISGFMDYVSAQGRTPRTECLHAELRPAGPWLAKRMGLASADEPVFFLQRRRWIDRRPVLLEFNALLASWCPGLLDADLNTSLTQLLRERFARVQSRCELEMHIGTVNEEQAELLQLSPGSTSVYLERLNFGEDNQAVEFDQEFWRPDALSIVMETRYPGTD
- a CDS encoding type VI secretion system tube protein Hcp, with the protein product MAVDMFLKLGDIKGESRDQAHRDEIDITEWTWGLSQTGSMHSGTGGGAGKVDIGNLNLSKPLDKSSPNLMMACASGKHYPEARLVVRKAGGSSPVEYLVITLKEVMVVSYSTSAESKDDLLYDRIALNFATVDVSYQPQKADGAKDGGPVKFGWNIRQNVKA
- a CDS encoding NAD synthetase → MTTALFKDGFPSAHRNTRQRIESSIDLRRLFSAIDADPALIGAGVVYIDEDFNVLKLREFQAVCRVQPITVVLREAPRAVGPVEFKRMLEHEPRESEWVAEALNTAITCAGAVLSWVVVTSGVALMPFTAGTSAVLTFVGKAAAVAGTVQCIAGVIRTGSEAAFPEANDYLDDEAWYQAATVVLDGIALLGVATSALVTTKVITTTTRVTGKNTRQILKGLTRQERTKLNNELLRIRDPRLTPKLIKLEKAAGRVAKRISSTRMQQATAVHILDTVAASLSFTSSAISGNIRTLALGIYEEVSQ